In a single window of the Antedon mediterranea chromosome 1, ecAntMedi1.1, whole genome shotgun sequence genome:
- the LOC140057714 gene encoding mRNA-capping enzyme-like isoform X2 — MLFTYLSSMKIKMGIVIDLTNTTRFYDKQEFEDKDVKHVKLQCRGHGEAPNLDQTNAFIQLCSSFVSKNPDELIGVHCTHGFNRSGFLISAYLVEMMDWSIDAAVGVFANIRPPGIYKGHYIVELFERYGEKEDAPPAPPLPSWCLEGNAGDDDESNNSDERPHKRARLDAGPKQFMDGDVVGVSIVTDYVVVNRLRTKINHMCGWRRQEFPGSQPVSMDMKNLKFLQENLYKVSWKADGVRYMMLIDGKERVYMFDRDNTVFTLPQLTFPKRKEDGHISNTLLDGEMIIDTVAGVSTPRYLIYDVIKFEGQPVGDCDFGRRLLCIDKEIIQVRKQHIESGQIDRTNEPFSIRAKPFWDLVGARKILEGDNFSQASTLGHETDGLIFQPFKDKYSPGRNDRVLKWKPPDMNSVDFKLKIQRVTSPGMLPETKGFLHVGHYRPPFAEIKVTKDLKKYDNKIIECTFENNKWVFMRERTDKSFPNAYKTAMNVCQTICEPLTQAYLLHFLEHEALRPHIKQTTQPMSRPGPSGLSGDHGLMPPPPVPQRR; from the exons ATGCTTTTTACATACCTGAGTAGCATGAAGATAAAGATGGGAATTGTGATTGATTTGACTAACACTACAAGATTCTACGACAAACAGGAATTTGAAGATAAAGATGTTAAACATGTTAAACTCCAGTGCAGAGg gcatGGAGAAGCACCAAACTTAGATCAAACTAATGCATTCATTCAACTCTGTTCAAGCTTTGTTAGTAAAAACCCAGATGAGTTAATTGGTGTTCATTGCACTCATGGTTTTAACCGCAGTGGTTTTCTTATCTCGGCATATTTAGTAGAAATGATGGATTGGAG TATTGATGCTGCAGTTGGTGTTTTTGCTAATATAAGGCCACCTGGCATATACAAAGGGCATTATATTGTAGAGTTGTTTGAACGTTATGGTGAAAAAGAGGATGCACCACCAGCTCCTCCTCTTCCTAGTTGGTGCTTAG AGGGTAATGCTGGGGATGATGATGAATCCAATAATAGTGATGAGAGGCCTCATAAGAGAGCCAGACTGGATGCTGGACCAAAACAG tttaTGGATGGTGATGTTGTTGGTGTCAGTATAGTCACTGATTATGTTGTAGTAAATAGGCTGAGAACAAAAATAAACCACATGTGTGGTTGGCGTCG TCAGGAGTTTCCAGGAAGTCAGCCGGTGTCGATGGACATGAAAAATCTGAaatttttacaagaaaatttatataaagttagTTGGAAGGCTGATGGTGTTag GTATATGATGCTAATTGATGGCAAAGAACGTGTATATATGTTTGATCGTGACAACACCGTGTTTACTCTGCCTCAACTGACGTTTCCAAAGAGGAAAGAAGATGGCCATATTAGTAACACATTACTAGATGGG GAGATGATAATAGATACTGTAGCAGGTGTATCAACGCCTAGATATTTAATTTATGATGTTATTAAATTTGAG GGTCAGCCAGTGGGTGATTGTGACTTTGGTCGAAGGTTACTATGCATCGATAAAGAAATAATTCAAGTCCGGAAGCAGCACATTGAAAGTGGACAAATAGATCGCACAAACGAACCATTCAGTATTAGGGCTAAGCCATTTTGGGATCTGGTAGGGGCTAGAAAG ATTTTAGAAGGAGATAATTTTTCACAAGCAAGTACTTTAGGTCATGAAACTGATGGGCTTATTTTCCAGCCATTTAAAGAT AAATATTCACCTGGTCGAAATGATAGAGTTTTAAAGTGGAAACCACCAGACATGAACTCTGTTGattttaagttaaaaatacaaCGGGTAACAAGTCCAGG gATGCTTCCGGAAACTAAAGGGTTTCTACACGTTGGACATTATCGTCCACCATTCGCTGAAATTAAG GTAACTAAAGATTTGAAGAAGTATGACAACAAAATAATTGAgtgtacatttgaaaataataaatgggTATTTATGAGAGAAAGGACAGATAAAAGCTTTCCTAATGCATACAAGACAGCAATGA ATGTTTGCCAAACAATTTGTGAACCACTCACGCAGGCGTACTTATTACATTTTCTTGAACACGAAGCCTTAAGACCacacataaaacaaacaacGCAACCAATGTCAAGACCCGGACCTAGCGGACTTTCAGGTGACCACGGACTCATGCCTCCACCGCCGGTTCCACAGCGACGGTGA
- the LOC140057714 gene encoding mRNA-capping enzyme-like isoform X1: MAVPDRWLHCPRKGGQVIAGKFLVFKTPLSSRYDSQVPEENRFQPSMLFTYLSSMKIKMGIVIDLTNTTRFYDKQEFEDKDVKHVKLQCRGHGEAPNLDQTNAFIQLCSSFVSKNPDELIGVHCTHGFNRSGFLISAYLVEMMDWSIDAAVGVFANIRPPGIYKGHYIVELFERYGEKEDAPPAPPLPSWCLEGNAGDDDESNNSDERPHKRARLDAGPKQFMDGDVVGVSIVTDYVVVNRLRTKINHMCGWRRQEFPGSQPVSMDMKNLKFLQENLYKVSWKADGVRYMMLIDGKERVYMFDRDNTVFTLPQLTFPKRKEDGHISNTLLDGEMIIDTVAGVSTPRYLIYDVIKFEGQPVGDCDFGRRLLCIDKEIIQVRKQHIESGQIDRTNEPFSIRAKPFWDLVGARKILEGDNFSQASTLGHETDGLIFQPFKDKYSPGRNDRVLKWKPPDMNSVDFKLKIQRVTSPGMLPETKGFLHVGHYRPPFAEIKVTKDLKKYDNKIIECTFENNKWVFMRERTDKSFPNAYKTAMNVCQTICEPLTQAYLLHFLEHEALRPHIKQTTQPMSRPGPSGLSGDHGLMPPPPVPQRR, translated from the exons ATGGCCGTACCCGACAGGTGGCTACACTGTCCCCGAAAGGGAGGACAGGTTATTGCAG gaaaattTCTGGTTTTTAAAACGCCATTAAGCAGTCGTTATGATAGTCAAGTACCCGAAGAAAACCGATTTCAACCATCAATGCTTTTTACATACCTGAGTAGCATGAAGATAAAGATGGGAATTGTGATTGATTTGACTAACACTACAAGATTCTACGACAAACAGGAATTTGAAGATAAAGATGTTAAACATGTTAAACTCCAGTGCAGAGg gcatGGAGAAGCACCAAACTTAGATCAAACTAATGCATTCATTCAACTCTGTTCAAGCTTTGTTAGTAAAAACCCAGATGAGTTAATTGGTGTTCATTGCACTCATGGTTTTAACCGCAGTGGTTTTCTTATCTCGGCATATTTAGTAGAAATGATGGATTGGAG TATTGATGCTGCAGTTGGTGTTTTTGCTAATATAAGGCCACCTGGCATATACAAAGGGCATTATATTGTAGAGTTGTTTGAACGTTATGGTGAAAAAGAGGATGCACCACCAGCTCCTCCTCTTCCTAGTTGGTGCTTAG AGGGTAATGCTGGGGATGATGATGAATCCAATAATAGTGATGAGAGGCCTCATAAGAGAGCCAGACTGGATGCTGGACCAAAACAG tttaTGGATGGTGATGTTGTTGGTGTCAGTATAGTCACTGATTATGTTGTAGTAAATAGGCTGAGAACAAAAATAAACCACATGTGTGGTTGGCGTCG TCAGGAGTTTCCAGGAAGTCAGCCGGTGTCGATGGACATGAAAAATCTGAaatttttacaagaaaatttatataaagttagTTGGAAGGCTGATGGTGTTag GTATATGATGCTAATTGATGGCAAAGAACGTGTATATATGTTTGATCGTGACAACACCGTGTTTACTCTGCCTCAACTGACGTTTCCAAAGAGGAAAGAAGATGGCCATATTAGTAACACATTACTAGATGGG GAGATGATAATAGATACTGTAGCAGGTGTATCAACGCCTAGATATTTAATTTATGATGTTATTAAATTTGAG GGTCAGCCAGTGGGTGATTGTGACTTTGGTCGAAGGTTACTATGCATCGATAAAGAAATAATTCAAGTCCGGAAGCAGCACATTGAAAGTGGACAAATAGATCGCACAAACGAACCATTCAGTATTAGGGCTAAGCCATTTTGGGATCTGGTAGGGGCTAGAAAG ATTTTAGAAGGAGATAATTTTTCACAAGCAAGTACTTTAGGTCATGAAACTGATGGGCTTATTTTCCAGCCATTTAAAGAT AAATATTCACCTGGTCGAAATGATAGAGTTTTAAAGTGGAAACCACCAGACATGAACTCTGTTGattttaagttaaaaatacaaCGGGTAACAAGTCCAGG gATGCTTCCGGAAACTAAAGGGTTTCTACACGTTGGACATTATCGTCCACCATTCGCTGAAATTAAG GTAACTAAAGATTTGAAGAAGTATGACAACAAAATAATTGAgtgtacatttgaaaataataaatgggTATTTATGAGAGAAAGGACAGATAAAAGCTTTCCTAATGCATACAAGACAGCAATGA ATGTTTGCCAAACAATTTGTGAACCACTCACGCAGGCGTACTTATTACATTTTCTTGAACACGAAGCCTTAAGACCacacataaaacaaacaacGCAACCAATGTCAAGACCCGGACCTAGCGGACTTTCAGGTGACCACGGACTCATGCCTCCACCGCCGGTTCCACAGCGACGGTGA